The Micromonospora sp. Llam0 genome includes a window with the following:
- a CDS encoding substrate-binding domain-containing protein, giving the protein MQRRLTALSAVALLALAGCATDQPTVASTGGSSAPATGTGDQSKFFVQADYDNELALLDATPTGPADKPWEQVLDPTMVDTAKYAKAGPYKICFSNAALNNPWRQVGFKTMQAEVEAQADLIEEFVHIDAEGKDQKQIADINDLLGKDCDALIVSPNTTATLTPAVEAACRTGLPVVVFDRGVDTDCPVTFINPIGGYGFGHVGAEFVSQQMDPGGKLLALRILPGVDVLETRWSAAKVVFDQAQVDVVGVEFTDGDPAKTKKIVDDYIQRYGTIDGVWMDAGAVAVAAVEAFQDAGQPVPPINGEDQLDFLRMWKDNGLTAIAPTYPTYQWRTPVIAALRILDGQQVSNPWKLPQPTITEDNLDSYLDPDMPPLHYAMCGCTGLPGYPQRWK; this is encoded by the coding sequence GTGCAACGTCGCCTGACCGCGCTGTCCGCGGTGGCTCTGCTCGCCCTCGCCGGCTGCGCAACGGACCAGCCGACCGTAGCCAGTACCGGCGGGTCGTCGGCGCCGGCAACAGGCACCGGCGACCAGTCGAAGTTCTTCGTGCAGGCCGACTACGACAACGAGCTGGCGCTCCTCGACGCCACTCCGACCGGCCCAGCGGACAAGCCGTGGGAGCAGGTGCTCGACCCGACGATGGTGGACACCGCGAAGTACGCCAAGGCCGGCCCGTACAAGATCTGCTTCTCCAACGCCGCGCTGAACAACCCGTGGCGGCAGGTCGGGTTCAAGACCATGCAGGCCGAGGTGGAGGCACAGGCGGACCTGATCGAAGAGTTCGTCCACATCGACGCCGAAGGAAAGGACCAGAAGCAGATCGCCGACATCAACGACCTGCTCGGCAAGGACTGCGACGCGCTCATCGTCTCGCCGAACACCACCGCCACGCTCACCCCGGCGGTCGAGGCGGCCTGCCGTACCGGTCTGCCGGTCGTCGTCTTCGACCGGGGAGTGGACACGGACTGTCCCGTCACGTTCATCAACCCCATCGGCGGGTACGGCTTCGGCCACGTCGGCGCCGAGTTCGTCAGCCAGCAAATGGACCCGGGCGGCAAGCTGCTCGCCCTGCGCATCCTGCCCGGCGTCGACGTGCTGGAGACCCGCTGGTCCGCCGCGAAGGTCGTCTTCGACCAGGCGCAGGTCGACGTCGTAGGAGTCGAGTTCACCGACGGCGACCCGGCGAAGACCAAGAAGATCGTCGACGACTACATCCAGCGGTACGGCACGATCGACGGTGTCTGGATGGACGCCGGTGCGGTCGCCGTCGCCGCGGTCGAGGCGTTCCAGGACGCCGGCCAGCCGGTGCCACCCATCAACGGCGAGGACCAGCTCGACTTCCTGCGGATGTGGAAGGACAACGGCCTCACCGCGATCGCACCCACCTACCCGACCTACCAGTGGCGTACCCCGGTGATCGCCGCCCTGCGCATCCTCGACGGCCAGCAGGTGTCCAACCCGTGGAAGCTGCCGCAGCCGACGATCACCGAGGACAATCTGGACAGCTACCTCGACCCGGACATGCCACCGCTGCACTACGCGATGTGCG